Part of the Polyodon spathula isolate WHYD16114869_AA chromosome 30, ASM1765450v1, whole genome shotgun sequence genome, CCGATATGCTGCTCGCGATACGATATGCAGCACGTGGAGCTCgtgggctacttgtatgatgcagaATAAGATCAAACGGTAGTGTCggaacattttgttaaaagaaacaCGTTAAACGAGATCTGCTGAGTAtatattcataccaactataaaacccACCACATTCAGCAACCactgtaaagaaagtatcacgatTCACTGTGAATGGTTACACCTATACAAATAATATACCAAGTCATTCTAAACAAGAAGCATGCCATAGTGTAGACAACCGATACTTCAGACCCTTGCCAATTTGTTCCttaaggctaaaaaaaaaaaaaacacacctaacAATGCATATGCTTGATACAGGGGTGTTGAATTACAGTACTATGTATTGTTAGTTTCTTTTTCTCTTCCCACGAATGAGTGGATGTTCTTGAGAAATACCGCAGTTCAAAaggaaataacaaaacagaaagaagatTGGGGTAAAAGCAGACTGCACCACAAGTTTTATGAAGCCCAGCTTGTACATTTTCAGCTAAAGAATGCAGGTCTCTTAGATAAACTATGCTGTACGAATCACTGGAACTAAAAGGGAGGTTCACACAGGTAAAAACCCTGTGTTACACCTTTCAAGCTGTGCATTTAAATCTACGGTAGACACAATGATTTTGAGAAGCAAGACTGTTGTTCAACTAATGCATCAGCCTTGATGAAGAGATCTTTCAGATTTTATAttccacatttacattttaacatggaCGATGATCTAGCCGTTTCAAATCTATTTTATGTCACCAGCTAACCGTGTAGCCAAGGTCTTGAGAGAAAGGACAGAGTGTGAATGCTTGAAGAGAGGTCTGGACCACAGAGTATATCTGAAACGCCAGGACATCTCATTTCAGGTCTACATAACACTAGCATtggcaaacaaaacaatttagtTTTATCCATTACAGAAATGTTGTTAGTGAGGGTATCTAAGCGGGCAGCAGAACATGTGGGCACGATGCCAGCAgctgctctgtctgtctgtagtaTTATATGGAAGGGTACACTGCTGCTACAATGCCACGTGTTCCGCACCAGTAAACCCCCAAGGATTATAATGTCCCCTGGAAAGCAAAGCAAACTCCCCAGGAACCCTGTAAAAATAATTAACGCCAGACACAAAACTGTATCCGTATTAATACAGTCTAGGGATGACACACAGTGGAAGTAGTTGCACTGTGTTTGTCTAGCGCACCAAAACCATTTCCCACATGAACAGACACAGCTGCATACACTGCAGTATTGCAGCAACCCCAAATGAGGGGCTCACAGATTTCCAACCCAGCCTCCGCACCTCAGCATCTGTAAGTGCAAACACCCGTCCGACAGCCCGTCACGATGAAATCACCCTGGAAAGAGAACCCTTCCAACCTGCAAGTGTAAAGAGCCTTCTGCTAGCACCAGCGGAAGAACCACCCGGGCTGGCCTGCAGAGAATCCGCTTAAAACGCTTCTGGGGAAACTTCTTTCCTGACTGTCGCTTTCGTTTCACAATTTTAGGAGAGCTgctatcagttttttttttaatgaactataATGAACTTGTGTTGTATCTCATTTTaactaaaatgtttctttaactttgtgtgtgtttagtttgatttGCGCTGCGGAACATTTCTCCCGGGTGTGTGCCTGCAGTGATCTGTGTCGGAGACAGGCATGACTTCTCCAACTGTACATGGATTTCTCAGAGGTCATTTTTCACTTAACTGTGCGAACTTAAGAACACTAGAAATTTtccaaacaagaggaggccattctgcccatcaatactcgtctggttcctagtagctgatcgatctcaaaactttgtccaGTCGggttaaaggatcccaatgatttgCATCAAGagcatgactagacagcccattccatcccctcaccactcagTGTAAAGAAGCAACTAAAAGTAATTTGCAGCAGCATCGATGTACGTACCTGTGCAGGACCGGAGGGGCTGCTGCATTTCGAGTCCTCTTTATCTGAGACCTCTTTCTTCAGCGCCCGCGTCTCTTGAGGAACCACGCTTTCAGAGGAGCTGCAGCTAATAGGTCATGTTTTGGAGGgtgggggttgttttgttttacaagtcAAATGACACAATGTAGCACACAAGCAAGCGTTGGCAGAGcggtgtgaaaaaaacaaacaaaaacagaaaaaacaagacaaaatgcaatgaatgaTGAGCTcacagtacaaacaaaaacactccattctcattGCACAGCTACATTGATTCAGTGTGAAACAAGACCCAATGTCATGAATCAGTACTTTGAATCAAACGGCTTGCTCTACGGAGTTGGAGTGTACAAAGaacgccacacacacacaacactaaaGATACAAACAATGCCATCTACTTAAAAACTACTGATCTAAATAGGGGCTGCGTACAGTGCTATTCATCAGTCGCAGGACGTATTTGAAAACatcttaatttattattttttaaccattaTCATTTTGCACGATTTCTGATCAAACACATGTAAGTACTGTACTACAGCTACTGAATTACACTGTACAGGATTATTCTTACACAGCCCCAAACATTTCAACCTCCTCCCACCAGCACAGGTCTGAGAGCAAAGCTCAGCAGCTGTAACACAcaagcagaaaaacaaacacactgtactgcaatGGGAATTTACTCGCTATCGAGAGAGGCTCCTTTCAAAACAGAAATGACACATGCAGTGGGATTACTTATCTTTTGATCCTGTAATGATTTAGTTAAGGGCTCTTTCTGTACATACCTCACAAAAGGGGCTTACCGTTCAAGCAATTTAGAAACTGTGGCTTTGATAAGTCTTTCtaagcaaacattttaatagtGTATAATGCATCCTGTGTGAGGAGAGGCTTAATATGCTGTATGCTTCAGTAACAAACTGTCATCTAGTCCTATAGTCATTCGTTTGTCGGTTTCCTCCCTGTTAGCATCTGAGCTGTTGGCCTGGGTCACAGTATACCAGGCTCCATTTCTGAATTCATATTTAAGAGATGATAATATTAACAAATGCAAGCACTACTGTACGTGCTTTCAATGGGGCAAGAGGCAGCGTCTGTCCCGAGTTGAAACAGCAAGCTATCCCAGCCACTAGATGGCGCCATAAGCCTTTATCCATAGCAAACAAAGGCAATTACAGCATGTTTATTCTATTTTGGTTTAATGTTTCTTTTGATAGTGTACAGACTAAAGGTGCAGAGAGTAAAATGAGCCAGTCTGTTGAGCCTCCTGTTTAAATCTACTGTGGTCAACCTTGTTTTCTACTGCAGATGCTGACTAAAGTACAAAGCTGAAAACAGTGACCCATTAACaatgagtttgtttgtttttctttgggttTGAAACAGCTACTGTCTTGCTTAAAGAAGTGCCATATAAAGACTGCAGCACCCGGGACCCTGTGCTGGTCTGATTGCATACAGAGTCTATATAAAAGCTCACAAGACAGAATTCAGTGATGGGTTTCAACACCAGTTCaacttccttttgttttgcaatgcagtCAGGAATATCTGctttgcttttcatttaaaatactcaAAATGATCTGTTAATTAAACTGCACTCGAAAAAGCTATTAACCACCACTGAGTGACAGTCTGgtgaacacacacagaacaacaaATCAATAGTAATAACATGAAAATGATGCTAACATCAATGTCAATTCATTCATCACATACACAATGCACCAcaacaaaaggcttttttttgtttgttttgttgtatagaAGAATGCACTCTCTTTCTGGAACCTGTATAAATGCTTGTAAAGCATTGGTTAGATCTACGACTAAcagcattctttatttttttatttagagatgcatatctgtattggTCAACGTGCCTACAGTTCTGCACGGCATGAAGAGAATATTAAACAGACAGGACATAAGAGCACACTGTTTGCTGGTTAGTTGTGTTAAATCAAAACCAAACAAGCAATGCAGTTAGTGGGTTAGCATGAATGCCTGAACACCAAGTTTAAAAGACCTTCCTCAACAGTATCAGCTTCACTGAAACACTCGGCATTGTCAGTCTGCAAGCACCTTACATGCATTACATCTGAGGCTGGGGCATGGGTCTTGCACTCTATCCTGGCCCTGTGGCAATATTCACATTTAGGCAATTAATCTGATGCAACAGACTGTTTAAACAGAAGAATAATCCTTTCTCGAGTCCAATCTTTGACTGTGCAGTGATGTGTCAAAGCACAGTTTAGTGACTGCAGGGAGTGCCACAGTAATGCATGGGGAGGGGTAGAGGGGTCACAGGGTCAGATGTACAAAACGATTCTCCAGTGATGTCATGTTCTCCAGGACTGCTTGCAAACACTTGAATAATGAACAGGAATTCACATGAACTACTCAGTCGCTCAATCAagcaaaacctttatttatccagcAGGAGTCCACTGCGAACAAATTCCCCGTTTACAATGACAACCTGACTGGTGTGCATTCACTTTGAGAAACCACAGCAGATACTTTCCAATGCTGGAACTTGTTCAATATTTTCTTGAATGGTTAATAGCTGTACTAAATGTGCAGCGATGGCAGGGTTATTCCTGGTGTGTTTTAGCGAGTGCCCTGTTGTGTTAATACAGCACTAACAACCCTCTTGCACCGAAAACCCAACAGCCCAGCATGCAAGGCATCGCAATGCACAGTAGGTACGTAGGTCTTCATGCTACGACTGTGAACCATTACAGAGGTAGCTGGTTAACACTTTGACCGCAGGCAGTGGTTAAGATGAGTAGTGGTGTTTAAAACAGCCCCAGTGTGAAAATCAGTCACTAACTCCACTTAGTGGAAGAGTCTTGGATGCAGCTTTCATCCAAGATTgacagggaaaataaaaaaaaagtgccccaTCCAATTTAAAAGGTGACGGTGAAGCACTTTGCTGTATCagacttgtttgtttggtttgttcagttcagaagcatactgtacatctgCTGTATTTGTTATGCTCAATATTATATTGTAGTATGTCCTTTAATTTTGAGCAATATGTTCACACAGAAGTCTCATACAtcaaagtgttgtttttaaagtgaaatcaaatcaatgcaagaaaaaaagaaaatacccacacattaataagttaatatgatttaataaataaatacacagaaaagCAAACAATTCACCACCACTCTGAACTTACCACCAGATAGGTTATTTAGTAAGCTGAACCCTCTTACGTTTTCTTTAAAGATAGATAAAAGCCCTGTTAAGTCTAATTATTACTGTTAAATATTCCACTGGCAATGGCTGACAGCAGAATGAAATATTCTGCGGTGCAAGACATTCAGtaatccatttgttttttttagaaacttcTTGCACATATTCATTACAAGAATGACAATCTGTTACACTGCTGGCCATGGAAGAATGACTTTCTAAATAAGAGGGTTTTTAACCAGTAATTTGATTTGAAGGAGTGCTTATGTAAAGTGAGATGCTGCAGATTTGAGTACATTACTCAACACGTCACAGCAGACGAGGCACAGAGGCCTGCATCGTATGTTTGtcgtattttttttaaatcaaatctatGTTCTGAATGATAGCTGGTTTGTGCAAGGGTTTCATACACATATACAAGAGTTGTAGTGTAATATTGTACGAGTTTAACCCTTACTGTTTATTCCTTCTGCATTTCTGCAACAGAGGAATTTGGGGGTGCATTTGAGACAAGAAATCTACTAAAGACatgatttaaatgttattgtattttattaaaaggaCATTTGAAGCAATGCATCCTTTACACACTGCCCATGCATCTTGACTTTATAATTCGAGAGGACAGTGAAACGGTGGTAACCCTCAATTAGGACAGACACATGTGTGAGTTTATGGGTTACAGTTAGAAGAATGTGGCAGTAGGTCTCATAGTGCTAAATCTAGAACACTGGATATTGTTTCAATACAATTAACACTTTGTTCCGGTGCTCTCTATCAACCAAATCTTTCCTGGGCGGTTCCTCAAACCAACACCAAGTAtattgcaagtaaaaaaaaagatgcctgAAGTGCCAGACTTACCCAATGTAGTCCTTACTGGCCTGCTTCCTTCTGAAAAGCAGGTAAAACACAATGACGATGATGAGGAGCAACCCCAGGATGGCTCCGATCACTGCTCCGGCAATCACGCCAGCGTTGGACAGGGGAAGAGACCCTTCAACGGAAACTACATCTCAGTCATTTTGTGGAGAACGTGCACCAAGCATTCATTCACTGACACAATCCCATTTcaagctgcttactctttaatgaAACAGTTACTGTTACAAACACCACTCTGATGAATTTCATGAACAAACATTTAACCACAAACCTGGGCGTGTGTGCAAGTTTCTACTTCTGTCGCTGACAACCTTTTAGATTTCCTGTTGACTGCCTTTGtgtgtataaatgtaaaaatctgccctttattttgttaaatgctACCCATATAAATTTAACATTCAACATGTGAACTAACTGCACCTGTAATACACCACTGGGCTTGTGttaacataatatataataataacctaGCCCCAGTCTTGCTCAGGTCATGGAAATGAAATTACAGTAGAGTGCTGTGGTCTCAGCTCCCAGCTAACTTTACTCACAACACAAAGCCCCCACACTGCCCCTTACCCGTTGTTTGTCAGTTGCAGGACTGAATAGCAGGTGGTTTAAGATATAAACACACTAGCTGAAGTACCCGCCGTTGCCCGGGGAAAttcagtatttcatgcatgacGAGATGGGGAACGGTAGCCTTAcggtttcctataagttaccaatcttgggtgtcgcacaatgcgctcagacccctttctctttttcaaacaattttttttagatttttgccatttttttattttttgtttttattttttgttggttttgtgggtttctttaatttgagatgcatggctactgtagtgatccagcaatggggttactaataGTAAACCAGGGGTTGAAATTGTGGATCCAAACACAGCTCAGTGCAGAAACACCTTTGGCACGGTTCAGACACTCACTGAAAACACATTATTCCCAATGCTGACAGTTTGCAAAGAGAACAAGTTACCTTTCTCCACAACTCGAAGCTGTATACTACTTGGCTTCACATCAATATCAGGTGGGTTTTTCACATCACAGGAGTAGGTGCCGTTGTCCTTGAATATCATTTTGGTTATGGAGATGGACGCGTCTCTCTTGTTCAGGTCTCCAACCCATCGCACCCTGTCTTTGAACTGGGGGGTTTTCCCGAAATAGGGCTTCCCTCCCGTGTAGTGGAACAACTGTTGGGACAGAGAAACTGATGTTCATAACATGAAATGGAAACAAGAATCACATTGGGAATCAAAGAATGTTCAAACATTTGTCACTTTGATCAGAttgctcttttaaaatgtacttgaaatTCTTTCCCAATAAAGTTGTTTGAATCATCCAGGATGCCGACACTAACAAGGCACCAGACGACACAGGATCCGACATCCTGTACATCTTCTAGTGCTGCGAGGGTTTGATTTGCAGTAAAACGTGAAAACATTACAAGGTCTGCATAAGGACCTTAAAACGaggcatttaaaaatgtagattGTAATTAAGACCACAGTGACCATCAGCATTACATAAATTCCACTTGAACactcatgttgttgttgttattatattgaTTACATTTCTGATagtcccagttttttttttttttttttaaacccctggGTATAAACCACTCACTTTGTCGGGCACCACTTTAGATAAACCTTTTCCGGTTAATTAAAGTCCTTCGCCATCTGAGGAATTTAATTGGCCAAAACAAATCCtcctttaacatttatttattttatttgttttatttttataaaaaacactACTTCtaaaggcaaaacaaacacagggtttaataaaaataaaagcattgtttttagtttattgaaaattaaactgaCTGGATATATACCGTTAGAAACTACAAGTATTTTTTGAAAAGGACAATGGAATGCagtttctggtttcctgtttttCGAGAAAGAGGTGACCGATGACCAGAGCTGGTGGAAGCAGGGGGCCAGCTTGGACAGGCTCAGTTTAACACAGAtgttaaaaaaagggaaacagaAACAGGGTTAAGGAGGAAGAGACAGAGTGAAGAGTGCGAGACAATTAACAACCCCATCAAAAAAATAGAGACCTTTAGAGaccaaaacacagtacaattgtGCGAGACACAAACTTACATGTGTAGTGCAGATACATTCTAACCAGACCTAATCCAATGAAAATCCCAGATCTCTATCAAGAATTAGCCCAGAGCCCACCCTGCGGAAACAATTACTCGGCTTGGCTCTCCACACCCTGTATGGACCAATTGTTGAAAGAGAGCTGGGATGACAAATAGTCACGTTTCGATCACACTTGTGCACTTGACTTGGGGGTCAATTTTCTAATTGATTATTGATCTGTACCCCTGGATCATCAGTCCCAGCACCTGTGAATCTCCCTGGAATGCATCCTTCCCATCTGTGCAGAAACCACCTCGACCTCTTAAGACAGGATTCTTGTGGTGTAAAATGCTCTGATAAAATCGATCATGGTTTATCTGAGCAGGGTACAGGGTTTAGTTTACCTCACAATTAAGGAGGAGTGCTGGAAAAAGAATGTCCTTGGCAAGTTCCAAAACCATCTtgcattaacccattaagtgccactgTCATCACTGGagttttttggagcattttaacTGGCATatatctgttattttaattttctttttaacaatattgttatgataacttactctaattatGTTAACTGTGAAAGTTTAGTCTAATTGCAATGGATccaattacataaatacatttggtAGCCTAGTAAATGGGTTAGAGTGTGTTTCTACATTTTCACTGCAAAGAGTAAAacctagtattattattattattattattattattattattattattattattattattattattattatggaaattaaaaaaggaatagCTCATCATTTTGGTGTTTTTAACACCCCATAGGTAAAGAGAGTGTCCCATTGCAGAAGGGGAGTCTTACAGAGACCGCGTCTCCTCCCCCCTCGGGATGGAAGTTCCAGGAGAAGGAGGTTCCGCTGCTGACCAGCTCTTTGGATGTGAAGGTACATCGGAGAGTTCCATCCGTCCCGTTTTCAACAAAGAGCTC contains:
- the mpzl1l gene encoding myelin protein zero-like 1 like isoform X1, whose amino-acid sequence is MEIHKGFYHGRRASGFKPTMGIKLRNPSQIAAVWLGLQLLTWAAVPGSAVDVYTPAELFVENGTDGTLRCTFTSKELVSSGTSFSWNFHPEGGGDAVSLFHYTGGKPYFGKTPQFKDRVRWVGDLNKRDASISITKMIFKDNGTYSCDVKNPPDIDVKPSSIQLRVVEKVSVEGSLPLSNAGVIAGAVIGAILGLLLIIVIVFYLLFRRKQASKDYIGCSSSESVVPQETRALKKEVSDKEDSKCSSPSGPAQGPVIYAQLDHSGKKMSNTVYKTESVVYANIRKE
- the mpzl1l gene encoding myelin protein zero-like 1 like isoform X2 — encoded protein: MEIHKGFYHGRRASGFKPTMGIKLRNPSQIAAVWLGLQLLTWAAVPGSAVDVYTPAELFVENGTDGTLRCTFTSKELVSSGTSFSWNFHPEGGGDAVSLFHYTGGKPYFGKTPQFKDRVRWVGDLNKRDASISITKMIFKDNGTYSCDVKNPPDIDVKPSSIQLRVVEKGSLPLSNAGVIAGAVIGAILGLLLIIVIVFYLLFRRKQASKDYIGCSSSESVVPQETRALKKEVSDKEDSKCSSPSGPAQGPVIYAQLDHSGKKMSNTVYKTESVVYANIRKE